The nucleotide sequence GGAAGTTCCACGGCGTCACGAACACGCACACGCCGACCGGCTGGCGGATCGTCAGGAAGCGGGTCAGGCCGTTCGGCGCGACCTGGTAGCCGCCGTCGATCCGGACGGCCTCCTCGGCGAACCAGCGCAGGAACTCCGAGGCGTAGACGACCTCGCCCTTCGCCTCGGCGAGCGGCTTGCCCATCTCCAGCGTCATCAGCATGGCCAGGTCGTCGGCCCGCTCGTGCAGCAGCTGGTAGGCGCGGTAGAGGATCTCGCTGCGCTGCCGGGGCGGGAGCGCAGCGATCCCGGGCTGGGCGGCGTGCGCCGCCGCGAGTGCGTCCATCCCGTCTGCCGGGGAGGCGTCGGCGACCTCGGTCAGCACCTCACCGGTGGACGGATCCTCGACGGTGGCGGTCGCTCCGTTCTCCGCCGATCGCCACGTCCCGCCGATGAACAGTCCGGTCGGGACGGCCTCCAGAACCTTGCGCTCGTCCGCAGTGGTCGTCATGGCCGCAAGGTACCCCGGTGAGTCGTCCCATAGACAGGCGCGGCGGGGATCACCGGAAGGCCATCATGGCCCCCGTGGCAGGAGCATCGACGACGCTGACCCGGTTGCCCGAACTCGTCCCCGAACCGGTCGATCTACCGGAGAGCCTGGCCGGGCTCCGGGCGGAGGTCCGGGCGTTCCTGGCAGCCGAGCGGGCCGCCGGGGCGTGGACCCCCCGGGCCGACGTGTGGCTCTCCGGCTGGGACGAGGGTTTCTCGAAGCGGCTGGGCGAGCGCGGCTGGCTGGGCATGACCATCCCCCCGGAGTACGGCGGGCACGGGCGTGGCGCGCTGGAGCGCTACGTCGTGACCGAGGAGCTGCTGGCGGCCGGCGCGCCGGTGGCCGCGCACTGGATCGCCGACCGGCAGATCGGCCCGTCGCTGCTGCGGCACGGCACCGAGGAGCAGCGGCAGGCGTTCCTGCCCGGGATCGCCCGCGGCGAGATCTACTTCGGGATCGGGATGTCGGAACCGGACTCCGGTTCCGACCTGGCGTCGGTCCGGACCAGGGCGACCCGGGTCGACGGCGGCTGGGAGCTGTCCGGCACGAAGGTGTGGACCTCGGGCGCGCACCATGCGCACGCCTTCTTCGCGCTGGTCCGGACCGAACCGCGCGACGACGCGCACCGGCACGCCGGGCTGTCCCAGTTCCTGGTCGAGCTGGACCGGCCCGGCGTCGAGATCCGGCCGATCCCGCTGCTCACCGGCGCGCACCACTTCAACGAGGTGGTGTTCGACAAGGTCTTCATCCCGGATTCTCGGGTCTTCGGTGAGCTGGGCAACGGCTGGGCACAGGTGACCGGCGAGCTCGCGTTCGAGCGGTCCGGCCCGGAGCGGTTCCTGTCCACCTATCCGCTGCTCGCGGCGCTGGTCGGGGAGCTGACCGCGGCCGGTGCGGTGGACCCGGGCACCCGGCGCCGGATCGGCTCGCTGGTCTCCCGGGTGTGGACGCTGCGCGCCATGTCGCTCGCGGTCGCCGGGGCGCTGGAGTCCGGTGCGGCCCCGGAGCTGGCCGCCGCGCTGGTCAAGGACCTCGGCACCCGCTACGAGAACGAGATCGTCGACGCGGCCCGGCTGCTGGTGGACACCCCACCGGATCCGGGTGCGGAGAGCGGGTTCGCCCGGCTGCTCGCCGACGCCGTGCTGCACGCCCCCGGCTTCACGCTGCGCGGCGGCACCAACGAGGTCCTGCGCGGCATCGTCGCGCGGGGGATGGGACTGCGCTGATGGCCCGCAACGCCGAGCTCGCA is from Pseudonocardia autotrophica and encodes:
- a CDS encoding acyl-CoA dehydrogenase family protein — protein: MAPVAGASTTLTRLPELVPEPVDLPESLAGLRAEVRAFLAAERAAGAWTPRADVWLSGWDEGFSKRLGERGWLGMTIPPEYGGHGRGALERYVVTEELLAAGAPVAAHWIADRQIGPSLLRHGTEEQRQAFLPGIARGEIYFGIGMSEPDSGSDLASVRTRATRVDGGWELSGTKVWTSGAHHAHAFFALVRTEPRDDAHRHAGLSQFLVELDRPGVEIRPIPLLTGAHHFNEVVFDKVFIPDSRVFGELGNGWAQVTGELAFERSGPERFLSTYPLLAALVGELTAAGAVDPGTRRRIGSLVSRVWTLRAMSLAVAGALESGAAPELAAALVKDLGTRYENEIVDAARLLVDTPPDPGAESGFARLLADAVLHAPGFTLRGGTNEVLRGIVARGMGLR